From the Mycoplasmatota bacterium genome, one window contains:
- a CDS encoding transglutaminase domain-containing protein — protein sequence MKNKGLIISSGIAVVTILFVIAYSLFNVFGVTQSRVVRNELTIVTGSSDKLYDGTSLSNDEWYIESGSLYEGDTLETVMGTSITNPSSVDNEIGVTILDSKGKNVTINYKIHYKLGTLTVRPIELTIQTEGSSKYFDGSPLTHQVWRMQFGELFDGHRLEYAMNSTITAPGTIDNEIDITILDENDDVVNHIYDITYNLGNLTVYGRDITISTDTYEKGYDGDPLLGGSVTQTGEIAFSNTIVFGPEQKLTNPGTVSNERSVIIYDSEGNDITEFYNITYDFGTLTVHPIELFIRSDSATKVYDGTPLSNDQWELVHGQVLDGHELVVDVDNEITEVGIIDNTILATILDGSGADVSYIYNIEYITGTLEVIGRDLIISTVSDSKLFDGTPLTSDGYTIEIGQLCNNHRIEYLMASSITNPGDKDNKITLTILNENDEIVTSDYNIEYMLGTLTVLAKEITISTETLDKGYDGTPLLGGTGTLIFGELNEGHTIEYGPEDSIVDPGNKSNEIEAIIYDSDGTDMTIGYDITYEYGTLTIHAISLIIKSPDDSKTYDGTPLSNNTWELINGTLLEGHELIVDVDNSITYVGSIKNVMNPYVIDDTGNDVSDMYDIEQLTGTLIVHGIEITITTETLEKGYDGTPLLGGSGTLQFGSLLNGHYIEYGLEQSITNPGSITNTVDVRVFDSEGTDVTQGYAITHDYGTLTISPVSIIVKSPDDTKIYDGTPLSNNTWELFSGTLLDNHTLVVDVDNEITDSGSVRNTMAAYVTDELGNDVSDMYDIEHITGRLTVTKRDITIQTDDYNKPYDGTPLLGGTGTIVAGTLVDNHIVQYGTEQSITNPGTIENGIGVTIYDGYGNDVTTNYNIIDDFGTLTIHPITLILTSDDDSKTYDGTPLTNKNWDLLSGTLLPGHTLVVDVSNQITNPGTIENTIVAYVVDGSDNDVSESYDLQYVPGDLTINPINITISTATSEKAYDGTPLFGGNGTLTAGSLVPTHSISYGPEQSITNPGAVENSIDITVFDGSGNDVTIGYNITENFGTLTIEKITIILKSPDATKIYDGTPLSANTYQVLNGSVLAGHTLYVDVDNEITDVGSIDNTMFAYVLDGSGNSVTHYYSFLYNEGTLTVLSSAYSSSEIATESFDIPQQDVFRVYASLSGRVYFTDRSHGDYNHTGWTAGVEQNTSITNNPLSFPSTALAESGRTSTQISVEYLRDQVPYLTPYYTVDTISGLNDIHITGDTSITNNINIIMYDFDETDGITIQDVLLSSEEQTYRTYVYANYLDIPADTLAEMLLIAQANGLSAASPTIIADVQNYIQNAATYNLDFASIPEGEDVAVYFLNVSKEGICQHFATAATLMYRALGVPARYVTGFVGNLDANQWTTVDSKQAHAWVEVYIDGLGWVPVEVTGTGSAVEPIDPIEITVILNTVRELYEEGKTITASSLTILGYTDFFKDGYTYQATYGGSLSTIGTASSTVSSMTIYDSEGKDVTNQFAITFMEGVLQLYGYEIELVTSNDTKIYDGTPLTNTTYIINGSLATNHHVESVDFTGSQTNLGLSENTATIIIHDENDNDVTSLYSIDYTYGDLTITPRSITIESADATKAFDGTPLTSDSYLVTSGSLASTDTIEIDITGSQTTIGKSMNTISSITILSNGNDVTSNYIIVTVEGELVVTPY from the coding sequence ATGAAGAATAAAGGATTGATTATCAGTAGTGGTATAGCTGTTGTTACCATTCTTTTTGTTATCGCATATTCACTGTTCAATGTGTTCGGAGTAACCCAATCAAGAGTCGTTCGAAACGAACTCACCATTGTAACAGGAAGTTCAGACAAACTGTATGATGGTACCTCACTGTCGAATGACGAATGGTACATTGAAAGTGGAAGCTTGTATGAAGGAGATACGCTTGAAACCGTGATGGGAACTTCAATAACAAACCCTTCATCTGTCGATAACGAAATCGGTGTAACAATTTTAGACAGCAAAGGGAAAAACGTAACCATCAACTATAAAATACACTATAAGCTAGGAACCTTAACTGTTCGTCCAATCGAACTTACTATACAAACCGAAGGTAGTAGCAAATACTTTGATGGTAGTCCTTTAACGCATCAAGTCTGGAGAATGCAATTTGGAGAGTTGTTTGATGGACACCGACTTGAGTATGCAATGAACTCGACAATTACTGCTCCAGGTACGATAGACAACGAAATAGATATTACGATATTGGACGAAAATGATGATGTAGTAAATCATATTTATGATATTACATATAATTTAGGAAACTTAACGGTATACGGAAGAGATATCACCATTTCAACAGATACCTATGAAAAAGGATATGACGGAGATCCTCTTTTAGGAGGATCTGTAACACAAACTGGAGAAATAGCCTTCTCGAATACGATTGTCTTTGGACCAGAGCAAAAACTCACCAATCCTGGAACCGTGTCAAACGAAAGAAGTGTTATCATTTATGATTCAGAGGGAAATGATATTACCGAGTTTTATAATATAACCTATGACTTTGGAACGTTAACTGTTCATCCTATTGAATTGTTTATTAGATCCGACAGCGCAACAAAAGTTTATGACGGAACACCTTTGTCAAACGATCAGTGGGAATTGGTACATGGACAAGTCTTAGATGGACATGAACTGGTAGTAGATGTAGACAACGAAATCACTGAAGTGGGAATCATTGACAATACCATTCTTGCGACTATCCTTGATGGATCAGGTGCAGATGTTAGCTATATTTACAACATCGAATACATCACTGGTACATTAGAAGTAATTGGTAGAGATTTAATTATCTCAACTGTTAGTGATAGTAAATTGTTTGATGGAACCCCATTAACATCCGATGGATATACCATTGAAATAGGACAATTATGCAACAATCATCGTATCGAATATCTCATGGCATCTTCTATCACCAACCCAGGTGACAAAGATAATAAGATTACGTTGACTATATTAAACGAAAACGATGAAATTGTGACAAGTGATTACAACATCGAGTATATGTTAGGTACATTAACGGTACTTGCGAAAGAAATCACAATTTCTACAGAAACACTAGACAAAGGATATGACGGTACCCCTCTTTTAGGTGGAACCGGAACATTAATATTTGGAGAATTAAACGAAGGCCATACAATAGAGTATGGACCAGAAGACAGCATTGTAGACCCTGGAAACAAATCAAATGAAATTGAGGCAATCATATACGATTCAGATGGAACCGACATGACTATCGGGTATGACATCACATATGAATATGGTACCTTAACCATACATGCTATTTCTCTAATTATTAAATCACCAGATGATAGTAAAACATACGATGGAACTCCTTTATCAAACAATACTTGGGAGTTAATCAATGGAACCTTATTAGAAGGTCATGAGCTAATTGTTGATGTAGACAATTCCATCACATACGTGGGTTCCATTAAAAATGTAATGAACCCTTACGTAATTGACGATACCGGAAATGACGTAAGTGACATGTATGATATTGAACAACTTACAGGAACATTAATCGTACATGGAATTGAAATAACCATTACCACAGAAACATTAGAAAAAGGATACGATGGTACCCCTCTTTTAGGTGGTTCTGGAACACTACAATTTGGTTCATTGCTAAACGGGCATTATATCGAATACGGTCTAGAACAAAGTATTACCAATCCTGGTTCTATTACCAATACCGTAGATGTTAGAGTATTTGACAGTGAAGGAACAGATGTTACCCAAGGTTATGCAATAACACATGATTATGGTACGTTAACCATTTCTCCTGTTTCTATTATTGTCAAATCACCTGATGATACCAAAATATATGATGGAACTCCATTATCAAACAACACATGGGAATTGTTTAGTGGAACGTTATTAGATAATCATACTTTAGTAGTTGATGTGGACAATGAAATCACCGATTCAGGTAGTGTTCGAAATACCATGGCTGCGTATGTTACTGATGAATTAGGTAACGATGTCAGTGATATGTATGATATCGAACACATTACTGGTAGACTAACTGTAACAAAAAGAGATATAACTATTCAAACAGATGATTATAATAAACCATATGATGGAACACCGTTATTGGGTGGAACTGGAACGATTGTTGCTGGAACACTTGTTGACAATCATATAGTCCAATATGGAACTGAACAAAGTATCACGAATCCAGGTACCATTGAGAATGGAATCGGTGTTACGATTTACGATGGATATGGGAATGATGTTACAACAAACTACAACATCATTGATGATTTTGGAACATTAACCATCCATCCAATTACACTGATTTTAACTTCAGATGATGACAGCAAAACGTATGATGGAACACCATTAACCAACAAAAACTGGGACTTATTAAGTGGTACATTATTGCCAGGTCATACTTTAGTAGTAGATGTAAGCAATCAAATCACGAACCCAGGAACCATAGAAAACACAATCGTTGCCTACGTTGTGGATGGATCGGATAATGACGTAAGTGAAAGTTATGATCTTCAGTACGTACCTGGAGACTTAACCATTAATCCAATCAATATAACAATTTCAACAGCAACGTCAGAAAAAGCATACGACGGGACACCTCTATTTGGAGGGAATGGAACATTGACAGCAGGTTCGTTAGTCCCTACACATAGCATTTCATATGGACCAGAACAAAGTATTACCAATCCTGGTGCTGTGGAAAACTCAATTGATATCACTGTTTTTGATGGAAGCGGAAATGATGTGACAATTGGGTACAATATTACCGAGAATTTTGGAACCTTAACAATAGAAAAAATTACGATAATTTTGAAATCACCTGATGCAACCAAGATATACGATGGTACTCCATTATCAGCGAATACTTATCAAGTATTAAATGGATCTGTTTTGGCAGGACATACACTATATGTTGATGTAGACAATGAAATCACCGATGTTGGTTCAATCGATAATACAATGTTTGCCTACGTTCTTGATGGTTCAGGAAATAGTGTAACGCATTATTATAGTTTCCTATACAATGAGGGTACATTAACCGTATTATCAAGTGCTTATTCATCAAGTGAAATAGCAACAGAAAGTTTTGATATACCACAACAAGATGTATTTAGAGTGTATGCTAGTTTATCAGGACGAGTATATTTTACAGATAGATCACATGGTGATTATAATCACACAGGTTGGACAGCTGGTGTCGAACAAAACACCAGTATCACCAACAATCCACTCAGTTTCCCATCTACCGCTTTAGCAGAATCGGGACGAACATCTACACAGATTAGTGTGGAATATTTAAGAGATCAAGTTCCATATTTAACCCCATATTATACTGTAGATACAATTAGTGGATTAAATGATATTCATATCACAGGAGATACTTCAATTACAAACAATATCAATATAATTATGTACGATTTTGATGAAACAGATGGTATTACCATTCAAGATGTTCTACTATCTAGTGAAGAACAAACTTACCGTACTTATGTATATGCAAACTATTTAGATATTCCAGCAGACACTTTAGCAGAAATGCTTCTAATAGCGCAAGCAAACGGCTTATCAGCTGCAAGCCCAACAATTATAGCAGATGTACAAAACTACATCCAAAATGCAGCAACCTACAATCTTGATTTTGCTTCAATACCAGAAGGAGAAGACGTTGCTGTTTACTTCTTAAACGTATCAAAAGAGGGAATCTGTCAACACTTTGCGACTGCAGCTACTTTAATGTACCGTGCCCTTGGAGTTCCTGCGAGATACGTCACAGGATTCGTTGGAAATCTAGACGCGAATCAGTGGACAACTGTTGATTCGAAACAAGCCCATGCATGGGTTGAAGTATACATAGATGGTTTAGGTTGGGTACCTGTTGAAGTAACAGGAACTGGTTCTGCAGTAGAACCAATCGATCCAATCGAAATCACAGTGATCCTGAATACTGTTAGAGAATTATACGAAGAAGGAAAAACAATTACAGCTTCTTCATTAACCATTTTAGGATACACCGATTTCTTCAAAGATGGGTATACCTATCAAGCAACATACGGAGGATCATTATCAACAATTGGTACAGCAAGTAGTACCGTCTCTTCTATGACAATTTACGATTCAGAAGGGAAAGATGTTACCAACCAATTTGCGATTACATTCATGGAAGGTGTCCTTCAACTATACGGTTATGAAATAGAACTTGTAACAAGCAACGACACCAAAATATATGATGGAACACCTCTAACCAATACTACTTACATTATTAATGGTAGTTTGGCAACAAATCACCACGTTGAATCGGTAGACTTTACAGGTTCACAAACCAATTTAGGTCTATCAGAAAATACCGCTACGATCATTATTCATGATGAAAATGATAACGATGTTACATCACTATATAGCATAGATTATACATATGGTGACTTAACCATTACTCCAAGATCCATCACAATAGAATCAGCTGATGCTACAAAAGCATTTGATGGAACACCATTAACCAGCGACTCTTATTTAGTTACTTCAGGATCATTGGCTTCTACAGATACCATTGAAATCGATATTACTGGTAGCCAAACAACGATTGGAAAGAGTATGAACACCATCAGTTCGATTACAATATTAAGCAACGGTAACGATGTAACAAGTAACTACATTATTGTCACTGTAGAAGGAGAACTAGTCGTTACTCCATATTAA